The following is a genomic window from Ahaetulla prasina isolate Xishuangbanna chromosome 9, ASM2864084v1, whole genome shotgun sequence.
GAAAATAGCGACTTATTATGACTCTTTGTGGTGTCTGTTggggcatccccatgatcacgtgatcaaaaatggcaactggttcatatttatgacactcgcagtgtccccgggtcacgtgattcccttttgtggttcacttaacaactgaggcaagaaaggtcgcaaaagcgggGCAAATTTCACTGGACAACTTGTCTCACTtgggagcagaaattttggactcggttgcggtcataagtcgaggatcacCTATGAGGAAAGGCAGGGAGTGGTGTCaaagaaatatatttagaaaAGTGTCTTTGTAACACCTTTGTCTTTCAGTAAcgatctacaggtaatccttgacttaaaaccattcatttagtcatCGTTTGAAgctacaacgacactgaaaaagatgacttaCAACCAAGTCCttggacttacgaccattgtaacaCCCCCAcagtcatcttcttttaacgaccctgtaatcccttgcgggttgtagtctgggcaactgaatggagctggcagaatgtttactggccggatgcatttcctgttgccaatgcggagttttgttcggcagatatattctcagtgtgcccagagagagaaatatctgcctctactttggattgaactcacagcctcctgattgtgaagcgaGAACTCTACCTCtaagccactgcaccactccaggTAACATCCccacaaagtcatgtgatcaaaatttcgggcacttggcaaccggcttgTGTTTATGCCAGTTGcttgcatcccagggtcatgtgatccctattTGAGACCTTCTCTGTTGCTTTCTGACCAGCGAAGTGGGAAAacagattcactcaacagcttccaatgatttgcttaacattaACAAGGCGTAGAATCAAAATcaggtgaagtattagtgccactttatgaAGCCTTAGCAAAGCCACACCTGGACTATTGCATTCAGCTTTGGTCACcacttttaccaaaaaaaaaaaaaagatgttgagattttggaaaaagtgtagagaagagcaactaagatgattcaaTGGCcttgagactaaaatatatgaagaacagttgcaggaactgggtagggctagtctagagaaaagaagggctagatGATGATAGGAGTGATAGGACATGATAggagtgctccaatatttgaggggctgccacaaagaaagctggggggtgtcaacttattttccaaagcaccagaaggcaggacaagaaacaatgaatggaaactaatcaaagaaagaagcaacttggaattagggagaaactttctaacagtgaggacaattaaccagtggaacagcttgccaccagaagttgtgaatgctccaacactggacgtttttaaaagagactggacagccacttgtctgaaatggtgtagggtctcctgcttgagcagggggttggactagaagacctccaaggtcctttccagctctattctattctaaatattctgaATAGAATTACTCagaggaacgacttgcctccagaaattgtgggtattccatcactggaatttttaaagaagtgtcgtgtcccactcctcctccgacggccgggtctgggaactctgtatcaagcatggccacgaagcctctgcagctttgccaaattcctgtcagagttctcagggcaggcaggaatccaaggtgtgacttcagcaaccagatgagactttgcctgactcaaggaatgccagaaagcagatcctttatataggccatggggtgtggctccatgactcagcatttatccaggcctgcccctcccttccttttgctgacatcacctctccattctccggaagcggggatccgtccactgtgtctttccgtcctcctgcccagctgccggcaattctagctcgtggttggcttcatgctcacacgctgtagggaggtttgtttgctcagtctgtccaggcatggtgccagggctgggggctggaggcatgccaggccgttcctcttcataatcagactctggctcagatagcaggagatgggaggggcccggctgaggagaggagggcaggcaAGGCAcaacaagaagagactggacagccatttgtatgaaatggtgtagggtctcctgcttgagcagtggaaaTCCGGATCCCAGTTGTAGTCATATGTCGAGGATTCAATAATATGCTACACCAGCAAGGATGCGACCTGAGTGTTCCGCAGCGCATATGCCAAATTTCACTTGGAGGCCACGGATGTTTTTgcggttgtaattcaaggacttccCCTGTCCTAGCAGGAGCCTCAAGGTTTCAGTCCCAACAGGGGAAGAAAGCCCTCGGAGGCATTTCTTCAAGTCTGTTTACTTTGCTTTTGGAAGCAGAATCAATTGAAGCTTCCGGAGTCCAGGAAGTTGAAGACTTGTCAGTTCTATTCCTGTTAAGTTTCTGTTTAGGACACCAGCCCAAATTCCTTCAGGTCTAATTTCCTTGCTAAAAATCTTGCCCTGCTCCTATTTGTGCATGAACGTCTTGTTTTTCATTGTGCAATTATCTCTCCAGCAGTCAGgtcagaacagaagagaataacaagagttggaagggaccttgtaggtcatctagtccaacccacccacccaccccgcccccaaccaagcaggagacccgacaccattcctgacagaacTATTTCCAAAGGCAAAACGGGGCTTAAGATGGAAAACAGAAGGCCTCTTGTCCTACGCTTGATAGGCCTCTTAATGGCCGctccagatagtcctcgacttatgaccacagttgaactCCAAACGtatgacattggttaagtgaattttgtcccattttacgagttTTCTTGCGACAATTTAAAGCGATTCACtgcacttcaggggtgaaatctacttaccttccttaccggtttggaagtggaCACGCCGTGTGCGCAGACCTTCTTCACATGTGcgaaaccttctgcgcatgcaggttaaaaccaggaattaatgacacctgggcgggcAGGTAGCAAAGTTCCACCATCGCTACCCGATTactgaaccaccagccacaatcgctaccggatcacaagatccggtcagaactgggagcatttcatccctactgcacttgttaagttcatCACACAGTTGTTACGCGAATCTGGAACTTCActcttgacttttgcttgtcagaaggtcacaaaaggggattgcgtgaccTCGGGACATTGCGCCGGCCACAAGTCTGAgtttagttgccaagtgtctgaatttcgatcacgtgatcgtggggatgctgcaacggtgggtcgcaagtgtgaaaaacggtcgtaagtcactttttttcagcgctgttgttgcTGAGTTACGTGGCTgtcgtaaaatgggacgaaactctcgctgaaccaatttctcacttagcaacataaattccggGTTCAACTGCAGCCGTAAGTTGTAATATCTGAAATGAACTCATGTAAAACAGGAATAAACACAGCACGTCggttgtccttgacttccaaCGCTTGATTTCGCCGTCCGTCCAAAGTTACCCacggcactgggaaaaaaaagatgaCTTTCAACCAGTAAGGATGCGTGGTGCGATCCTGACCCCGCTGTCCGAGGTTCATGGAAACGCAAAACATTGACTCCTTCTCCGTCAATTTTGCCTTTCATGATTGGTCAGGAAGAAGCTGACCTCAAAAGGGTAGGAGGGAGTCCTCTGCTCCATTTTTGGCTTGGCCCAACTTACGCTTTTCCGAGTCCTTCGCTCAAGGACTTGGGTGATCCTTGATCCTCTCCAGAGGATAAATCTAGCCGTTCATTTGTCATTTGTTTTGACTCCTTCCTCCTTTGACCCACCATCTGTGGCTTTCAAGGACACGCGGGAAAGAACCCAAAGGTCATCGGATAAGGCTCAGGGTCATCTCGTGGCCTTCCTTCTTTTACCGAGTAGGGCATCTAGCCAGCCAAGAGGCTGAGACGGACGGGGAATCCAGCCAATGGTTGTGTCGGGAAGGCTtgcttccagaaaaccccctccccgCCCCAACCTACACCATGGCTGATTGGCATTAGCAGCAGCATGCTTGGTAACCGAGACTTTTGTCACTTGGACTTCGGAGTGTGTGGCTATGTTTGCAGCAGCTGTCTGAGCTCATCAGCCTGGGGCAGGAGCCCCCTCccacctcttctcctctttcgctGATTTTATCATCTAtcactgcttccttcctccctccctccctccctccctctctcccctccctccctcgctctccgtctttctgttttcttttctttccttccaaccTCCCACCTCGTGCAGCTCCTCCACGGTTCTCATTCGGTTCCTCCAGGACGCAGCCCAATGAGAGTTTTTCCGGGAGCCGTTTCATCAGCTTTGCGCACACCCAGGCGAGGAAAGAGCTGCTCCgcggaggagagggaagagagaaagaggcaacCTGATTTCGGTCCTCGGTGACAAACCAAGGGGGCTGCTCCGGTTAGAGCCAGGCGTGAGGTTTGGGAAAGTTGCGCCTTGGCTAGTTCCTGGACTTGGCTGGGAAGTCGGGGAAAACAAAACCACCGCTTGCAGCTGGCCTTCTCCATAGACGGGAGGGATTCCTCGGTTCAGTGAGACCACCTGAGGAATATGGAATCTCCACTCCATAGGAGAGGAAGGCAGCAGCATCATAACTCCCTAAACCAAGAGGGGAATAAGGTGAGTTTTCGCTCTTTGGAGATCTAGAAGCGAagggtgaagaaagaagaaaaaagatcgaTGAAGGAAGGAGTGGAAGAAACACAAGACCCCATGCCTGCAGCCAAGATGAGCGAAACGCTTCAGCTGCCCTCGTTACGCGTGTCGCAGCCGCAGGTGGAGGAGGAGCAGGGCCACGCCTGGTCCAGCTCCTCCACGCCGACTTTGCGCCGAAGGCGTTTCAGGATGCGCCGCGCAAGGAACGCCGAAGAGCAGAATCCAGAGCCcgcatcctcttcctcctcgaaGGAGTTCCTTCAGCTCCCCTCCATCGAAATTACGCCCTCCAGCGACGAAGACGCCCCTTGGTCCAACTGTTCCACGCCGAGCGCCTCTCCCCGGCGCAAGCGCTTCCTCCTTCGGAAGTGGTTGAAcgtgagggagaagaaagaatgcagCGAGAGCAGGTAGGTGGACCTCCGTTTGtccccctccctctgtccctttcATGGTTTCCGTGGCCAGGTTTCCGTGACGTGACCTGACACGACATGGTTTCCATGACATTccacctgactaggtggctccgtggctaagacgccgagcttgttgatcagaaaggccggcagtttggcggttcgaatccctagtacagttcTCCCgcgtgagcagggggggttgggctagatgacctccaaggtccctttcgacCCTGTTGTTCTACTCTTTGAATGCCCACCCCAAATTGAATTGCACCCTCCTGATtcgagcctgactaggtggctcagtggctaagacactgagcttgtcgatcagaacggctggcagttcagcggttcgaatccctagtacaggtctcctgagtgagcggggggttggactaaatgacctccaaggtccctttccaactcttgtcattGTTACATTCTCCAACGACGTTCCTTCGGGGAGGTGAAACGGGGCCGTAGTCCGTGTCTCCACCATGTTTATGTCGCCCTCTCCTGGCTGAACTAAATCCACCTGGTACCTTCATTGGTTTTCTTTTTGTGGTCTCATTTCGCATCCAGGACAggtgatcctcgacttacgaccaccacgcAAGCCCCAGGTTTCCTGCGGCTCAGCGAGACATTCATTAAGCAAGTTTTGCTCCACATCACGGCCTTTCTCGGCAtggtggtttttaagtgaatcaccaccatGGGAAAGTTAGTGacccggttgttgagtgaatctggctttctccttGGGGACTTCGCCTGTCAGAAGATCaccaaagggggatcacatgatcccgggacactgcaacggtcataaatatgaaacggtTGCCTAGCGTCTGAATTTGAATCACGCGTCCACAGGAAGGCTGCAGCGATGGTTAAGCGTGAAAAAGTTGCCTTTGTTACTGCAAAGTTACGGCAaagttgccgttgtaactttgaacggtcactaaatgaactgttgcaagtcgaggactacctgtagataaaTGCTTGCTTTCGAAGATCTTTCGGAAGTTTTCAGCGGAAAACCGAGGGGAATGACCTTGTAAGCAATATTTACTGAAAGACGATATCGTGAAAATGTGAGGGATTTGCTGCCATTGGGACGAAGGCATCTGAAGTGTAGCTTGTGAACGtctctatgaatagaatagaatagaatagaatttttattggccaagtgtgattggacacacaaggaatttgtcttggtgcatatgctctcagtgtacataaaagaaaagataccttcatcaaggtacaacatttacaacacaattgatgatcaatatatcaatataaatcataaggattgccagcaacaagttatagtcatacagtcataagtggaaagagattggtgatgggaactatgaaacgattaatagtagtgcagattcagtaaatagtctgacagtgttgagggaattatttgtttagcagagtgatggccttcgggaaaaaactgttcttgtgtctagttgttctggtgtgcagtgctctatagcgtcgttttgagggttagagttgaaacaatttatgtccaggatgcgagggatctgcaaatattttcacggccctcttcttgattcgtgcagtatacaggtcctcaatggaaggcaagttggtagcaattattttttctgcagttctaattatcctctgaagtctgtgtttttcttgttgggttgcagaaccgaaccagacagttatagaggtgcaaatgacagactcaataattcctctgtagaactggatcagcagatccttgggcagtttgagcttactgagttggcgcagaaagaacattctttgttgtccttttttaatgatgtttttgatgttagctgtccatttgagatcttgcgatatgatagaacccagaaatttgaaggtttctactgttgatactgtgttgtcaagtattgtgagaggtggaagtatggaagagtatGTAAAAGAGATGCAGACATTATTGTTTTGTGGTTGTATACATGTGTAGGAATGCAAGTGTGCCATATCCGTGGTTTATTGTGTATACGCTTCAGTACTTTTTACATAAATGATGGTTATTAGGACGGCATGATGCATCCATAGATCGTCGCGTCAATAACAGTTTGCAGTCTACAGAACATTGATGTTAAAAAACAACGACCCTGTTTCTTAATCTGGATTGAAATCGCTAATTCAAGGAACAAAATTCTCGGATAATTCAGAGCCAGCCGGTGTTGGCTATCGGTTTAGTCCAATGCGCTGCTCCTTGTTCCAAAAAATTACAAGCAATTCGTAACTCCGGCTGGCTTGTGTattaagtaaaaaataataatcagtgaCTAAACaattcaagggcctctggtggctcagcagactaagtctgtctgttattaacatagctgcttgcaattactgcaggttctagtcccaccaggcccaaggttgactcagccttccatcctttataaggtaggtaaaataaggacccagattgttgggggcaataaaagttgactttgtatataaatatacaaatggatgaagactattgcttaacacaatgtaagccgccctgagtctttggagaagggcgggatataaattcttcatcatcatcatcatcatcatcatcatcatcatcatcatcatcataataaagtCTCATTATGTTGCCGAAGAAGTAACTTTTAAACGCATCTAGCGCTGAGCAGGATGGCTTCCCTGGCAGGCAAGTTGAGGATcaaggatgctattcagcaggttctgaccggttctgcagaaccggtagaggaaattctgagtagtttggagaaccggcaaatgccacctctggctggacccacctccatcttttctctgccccctgaatcccagctgatcgggaggaaatggagattttgcaatatccttccccctggagtgggttgggaatggggattttgcagtatccttcccccggagtgggttgggaatggggattttgcagtatccttcccctggagtggggtgggaatggagattttgcaatatccttcccctggagtggggagggaatggggattttgcagtatcctccccctggagtggggagggaatggggattttgcagtatcctttccctggtgtggggagggaatggagattttgcagtatccttaccctggagtggggagggaatggagattttgcaatatccttcccctggagtggggagggaatggggattttgcagtatcctccccctggagtggggagggaatggggattttgcagtatccttcccctggtgtggggagggaatggagattttgcagtatccttcccctggagtggggagggaatggagattttgcagtatccttcccctggagtggggtgggaatgtagattttgcaatatccttcccctggagtggggagggatggggattttgcagtatccttccccctgatgtggggtgggaatggggattttgcaatattcttcccccaggagtggagagggaatggggattttgcaatatccttcccctggagtggggagggaatggagattttacagtatccttccccctgaagtggggtgggaatggggattttgcaatattcttcccccagtagtggagagggaatggagattttgcaatatccttcccctgccatgtccaccaagccggtagtaaaaaaaaattgaattccatcactatTGAGGACTCCAATCAAGTTCTTGGTGGATTAATTAGCTTCCTTCCTAATTGACATTACAATTTCACCGAAGCTAAAACCAGACACTTTAACCACAATTTCCCTTAATAGCCTTCACTGCCACCAAAAACAACTCTCATCGATTCTAATTCAGTAGTCAATTAACGATAGCCAAGTGACTTGAGTTGATATATTTTTCTCTgccttctgcttttttttctcctctttttccctccctccatcatgcCTTTCCCAGTCCAGATCTCTTCGCTGGACCTTCAAGTCACATATATCAGAGTTAGCATGAATATCTGGGTCCCACTaattgaagacttttttttttttttaatctttggggAGGTCGGAtgggttatttatttttcattacgTTCTAGCCATCCTGGCTaaaaccccttttttctttttttttaaataacaaaccTGAGATTATTTCTTTTCTCGCAGGACGTCAGGAGATTGCGGCAAGAAATAGCACATGGTAGGGAGGCTGGTAATGTGTCATATAGCGTCGAAAAGGGCGAGAGAGCGCCATGTCGAAACTCAGAAATGTTCTTGCGGTATTCGGGATATTGGAAAGGGACCAGAATCGTCTCaattaacagaatgacagagttggacgggaccgtttggaggtcttttagtccaacccattgctcaagcaagaaaccctacaccgggggtcggcaacctgcggctctggagccgcatgtggctctttcatccctttcaTCCCTCCGCTGCGGCTCCTtgttgctcaaaatatgcatcaccacTTTGCCGGCGTGCAATTGATTGAGCTTTTCGACTCCCGGTaggtcaaccatggataaatccaagaaaagaaaagtttcagaagaaaacgtttaactcaactacatatgcttttgtggctcccgatgttttcttttctttgggaaacaggtccaaatggctctttgtgtctttaaggttgccgacccctgccctgCACCCTATGCcaacttgccaccagaggttgtcaatgctccaccactggaagtttttaag
Proteins encoded in this region:
- the GRAMD1B gene encoding protein Aster-B isoform X5; this encodes MKEGVEETQDPMPAAKMSETLQLPSLRVSQPQVEEEQGHAWSSSSTPTLRRRRFRMRRARNAEEQNPEPASSSSSKEFLQLPSIEITPSSDEDAPWSNCSTPSASPRRKRFLLRKWLNVREKKECSESSSQHSSHEDDPSRFLSPRLRDDRPSRKYGDIRCGDSKALPVTRTAVRPLAPQSCANAPGLPPHRTPKETPWWRKGRIILLTNLLPRQSKVCNEAVPPNPVVAGPRILRKARAGTIFS
- the GRAMD1B gene encoding protein Aster-B isoform X6, giving the protein MKEGVEETQDPMPAAKMSETLQLPSLRVSQPQVEEEQGHAWSSSSTPTLRRRRFRMRRARNAEEQNPEPASSSSSKEFLQLPSIEITPSSDEDAPWSNCSTPSASPRRKRFLLRKWLNVREKKECSESSSQHSSHEDDPSRFLSPRLRDDSTASNSNRSTPACSPVLRKRSRSPTPQDPQGDTMVEKGSDHSSDKSPSTPEQGVQRSCSSQSGRGGTKNSKKSQSWYNFFLRSAR